The genome window agcaaaaaagaagaaatttaaaaatctcCATTATTTTAAATCCCTCTTTGCATTTCTTTTAACGGCAATGGCTCTCTCTCGTTTCGTTTACTTAATCACGCTGGCATTGCTTTTTTGCTCCGTTATAGCACAATCTCCGACGCCGTCTCCTGTTTCTTCGCCGAAGAAATCTCCGTCATCTACTCCGACACCGATCTCTTCACCTCCTACAATATCTGCTCCGTCTCCGTCGGAGGTTCCGTCAGCGACTACACCGTCTCCAGCAACTGTTGAGTCACCTCCATCTCCTTCTGCTCTGTCACCGAATGCCAGTCCCACGTCAATTTCTGAACCTCCTGCCGGAGCTCCGGGACCAGCGGAGAATAGTGCCGTTAGGTTTGGTGCTGCTGGATCTGTTGCGGTTGGAGTGTTGATGGTCGCTATGGTACTGTAGGCATATCCAGATCTTCCTTCTCTCGATGatagtataaataaaatttagcttATGTATTCTccttagttttattttgaaattttgttc of Gossypium raimondii isolate GPD5lz chromosome 3, ASM2569854v1, whole genome shotgun sequence contains these proteins:
- the LOC105795101 gene encoding classical arabinogalactan protein 1, coding for MALSRFVYLITLALLFCSVIAQSPTPSPVSSPKKSPSSTPTPISSPPTISAPSPSEVPSATTPSPATVESPPSPSALSPNASPTSISEPPAGAPGPAENSAVRFGAAGSVAVGVLMVAMVL